Proteins from a genomic interval of Streptomyces sp. NBC_00820:
- a CDS encoding ImmA/IrrE family metallo-endopeptidase — MVNYVLAAAARHQATAMLAELETHTPGAAQRLARSAFTELQTWPELTVDLVPETQTGSRCSVAGAYDFGPPALISVADAASPARRDFTALHELGHHFQKHSLDLMEAFESQSDGGLQLEDAACDAFAAEILLPTPLVDHHLDATGPTADTVADLWRAGAASRMAVCVRAVQRLPAPGHILLLDGSGRIAFAASHGLRPLRRGSFQGDIPVIDRARSSGRGRAQGRTQVRYRDGILGRELHAQTAPMGGYLVAVLVTDSAPWRRFTPPTKDTGPQAGDYLCAHCDEEYRSFDPACSACRVPHCPECGRCSCTPRVNEHLCPGCFIKHPPAMFADGSDRCLDCS, encoded by the coding sequence GTGGTCAACTACGTACTCGCGGCCGCCGCACGTCACCAGGCCACCGCGATGCTGGCGGAACTGGAGACGCACACCCCGGGCGCAGCACAGCGCCTGGCGCGCTCAGCCTTCACCGAACTGCAGACCTGGCCGGAGCTGACCGTCGACCTCGTCCCCGAAACCCAGACCGGCTCCCGCTGCAGTGTGGCAGGCGCCTACGACTTCGGACCGCCTGCGCTGATCTCCGTCGCCGACGCGGCCAGCCCCGCCCGCCGGGACTTCACCGCCCTGCACGAGCTGGGCCACCACTTCCAGAAGCACAGCCTCGACCTGATGGAAGCCTTCGAGAGCCAGTCCGACGGCGGCCTGCAACTGGAGGACGCGGCCTGCGACGCCTTCGCCGCCGAGATCCTGCTCCCCACCCCGCTCGTCGACCACCACCTGGATGCCACCGGCCCCACCGCTGACACGGTCGCCGACCTGTGGCGGGCGGGAGCCGCCTCCCGCATGGCCGTATGCGTGCGCGCCGTCCAGCGTCTGCCCGCCCCCGGACACATCCTCCTGCTCGACGGCAGCGGCCGGATCGCCTTCGCCGCCTCCCACGGTCTGCGGCCCCTGCGCCGAGGAAGCTTCCAGGGCGACATCCCGGTCATCGACCGGGCCCGCTCCTCCGGCCGGGGGCGCGCGCAGGGGCGCACCCAAGTCCGTTACCGCGACGGCATCCTGGGACGGGAACTGCACGCGCAGACCGCGCCGATGGGCGGCTACCTGGTCGCCGTCCTCGTCACCGACTCCGCCCCCTGGCGCCGCTTCACGCCCCCCACCAAGGACACCGGACCCCAGGCAGGCGACTACCTCTGCGCGCACTGCGACGAGGAGTACCGCTCCTTCGATCCCGCCTGCTCCGCATGCCGCGTCCCCCACTGCCCCGAGTGCGGCCGCTGCTCATGCACACCGCGTGTGAACGAACACCTGTGCCCGGGATGCTTCATCAAGCATCCGCCCGCGATGTTCGCCGACGGCAGCGACCGCTGCCTCGACTGCTCCTGA